The following proteins come from a genomic window of Plectropomus leopardus isolate mb chromosome 11, YSFRI_Pleo_2.0, whole genome shotgun sequence:
- the has3 gene encoding hyaluronan synthase 3 has product MPSRCRNALNIVITTLFAAVVLFTILLAYVTGYQFIHTEQHHLSFGLYGAFLSLHLFLQSLFAFLEHRQMRNPSRPQHLRRSVALCIAAYQEDPDYLRKCLRSVRRISFPGLKVVLVVDGNRPEDRYMVDIFQEVMGGADQAGSMVWKGNYHSDGSGGGGVGGGGRSTVHMEEAARVARLVRGCRYSCIMQEWGGKREVMYTAFKALGDSVDYVQVCDSDTVLDPACTIEMLKILEEDPMVGGVGGDVQILNKYDSWISFLSSVRYWMAFNIERACQSYFGCVQCISGPLGMYRNSLLQRFLEPWYHQTFLGSKCSFGDDRHLTNRVLSFGYKTKFTARSQCQTETPTQYLRWLNQQTRWSKSYFREWLYNALWFHKHSLWMTYESVVTGFFPFFLVATVIHLFYRGRLWNILLFLLTVQLVGMVKATYACFLRGSLVMIFMSLYSLLYMSSLLPAKIFALLTINKAGWGTSGRRKIVVNVIGAVPVTVWAMVLLGGVAYTVYCETQEPFSETEKVLLIAGTILYACYWLILLVLYLAIVAKRCNKREEQYHLPYAEA; this is encoded by the exons atGCCCTCTCGTTGCAGGAATGCGCTGAACATCGTCATCACCACCCTTTTTGCTGCGGTGGTCCTCTTCACCATCCTGCTGGCCTATGTCACAG ggtACCAGTTCATCCACACTGAGCAGCACCACCTCTCCTTTGGCCTCTATGGTgccttcctctccctccatctcttcctccaGAGCCTTTTCGCCTTTCTGGAGCATCGGCAGATGAGGAACCCCTCTCGTCCTCAGCACCTCCGTCGCTCCGTGGCTCTCTGCATCGCCGCCTACCAGGAGGACCCAGACTACCTGAGGAAGTGCCTGCGCAGTGTCCGCCGAATCTCCTTCCCGGGCCTGAAGGTGGTGCTTGTGGTGGACGGGAACCGCCCCGAGGACCGCTACATGGTTGACATTTTCCAGGAGGTGATGGGCGGGGCCGACCAGGCCGGCAGTATGGTGTGGAAGGGTAACTACCACAGTGAtgggagtggaggaggaggagtcggCGGCGGAGGGAGGAGCACAGTGCACATGGAGGAGGCCGCGCGAGTGGCTCGGCTAGTCAGAGGCTGCCGCTACTCCTGCATCATGCAGGAGTGGGGAGGGAAAAGAGAGGTGATGTACACAGCCTTCAAAGCACTGGGGGACAGTGTGGATTATGTGCAG GTGTGTGACTCGGACACAGTTCTAGACCCAGCATGTACCATAGAAATGCTGAAGATCCTTGAGGAAGATCCGATGGTTGGAGGGGTCGGTGGAGACGTGCag ATCCTGAACAAGTACGACTCGTGGATCTCCTTCCTCAGCAGTGTACGCTACTGGATGGCCTTCAACATCGAGCGGGCCTGCCAGTCCTACTTCGGTTGTGTCCAGTGTATCAGCGGTCCTCTGGGGATGTATAGGAACTCTTTGCTCCAGCGCTTCCTGGAGCCCTGGTACCACCAGACCTTCTTAGGCTCCAAGTGCAGCTTTGGCGATGACCGCCACCTCACCAATCGGGTGCTCAGCTTCGGCTACAAGACAAAGTTCACGGCGCGATCACAGTGCCAGACTGAAACACCGACCCAGTATCTGCGTTGGCTCAACCAGCAGACTCGATGGAGCAAGTCGTACTTCCGCGAGTGGCTCTACAACGCTCTGTGGTTCCACAAGCACAGCCTCTGGATGACCTATGAGTCCGTGGTCACCGGCTTCTTCCCTTTCTTCCTAGTGGCCACGGTCATCCATCTCTTCTACCGTGGAAGGTTGTGGAACATCCTGCTCTTCCTGTTGACTGTCCAACTGGTTGGGATGGTAAAGGCCACCTACGCCTGTTTCCTGCGTGGCAGCCTGGTCATGATCTTCATGTCACTCTACTCTTTGCTCTACATGTCCAGCCTGCTCCCTGCCAAAATATTTGCCCTGCTCACCATCAACAAAGCCGGATGGGGCACTTCGGGCCGCAGGAAGATCGTGGTCAACGTCATTGGTGCTGTGCCCGTCACAGTGTGGGCTATGGTGCTGCTGGGAGGTGTGGCGTATACGGTCTACTGTGAAACACAGGAGCCATTTAGCGAGACGGAGAAAGTCTTGTTGATAGCGGGGACGATACTCTACGCCTGCTACTGGCTCATTCTGCTGGTGCTCTACTTGGCAATCGTAGCCAAACGGTGTAACAAGAGGGAAGAGCAGTATCACCTGCCATATGCAGAGGCGTAA